From the genome of Parazoarcus communis, one region includes:
- the recG gene encoding ATP-dependent DNA helicase RecG, translating to MGSREPGGRSPAQGWPGVGGQLAGRLARLDLYRQEDLILHLPLRYEDETRLTPIADARHGFPAQIEGEVVSCEVTLRPRRQLVARVRDASGTLVARWLNFYPSQQKQLSVGRSVRLFGEVRGGFFGDEMVHPRLRPVEPGEALPDALTPVYPTTAGVGQATLRKLIDLALRTVALDDPIPPAVCSRLGLPGFAEAVRALHHPAPDADPAALENREHPAWRRIKFEELLVQQLSLRRAYNARRALGAASLPPRRQLTQALLSQLAFSLTGAQQRAVAEISADLAAAHPMQRLLQGDVGSGKTVVAALAMLQAAENGWQAALMAPTEILAEQHYRKLHDWLAPLGIEVAWLSGSRKKREREAELARLHGGELLLAVGTHALIEDPVAMPKLALAVVDEQHRFGVRQRLALREKGQAGQRPHMLMMSATPIPRTLAMTHYADLDVSVLDELPPGRTPIRTRLVSDGRRDEVVGRVRDACLGGRQAYWVCPLIEESEALQLQTAVDTFEMLSADLPELNVGLIHGRLKADEKAATMAAFAAGDLQVLVATTVIEVGVDVPNASLMVIEHAERFGLAQLHQLRGRVGRGTAESVCILIYAQPLSETARARLKVIYEQTDGFAIASEDLHIRGPGEFVGARQSGVPLLRFASLEEDDDLIEPARALAERMLAREPKLAERLLTRWVGGREGLLRA from the coding sequence GTGGGTTCGCGAGAACCGGGCGGGCGCTCTCCCGCGCAGGGTTGGCCGGGCGTTGGCGGGCAGTTGGCGGGGCGGTTGGCAAGGCTCGATCTCTATCGGCAGGAAGATCTCATCCTGCATCTGCCCTTGCGTTATGAAGACGAGACCCGGCTGACACCCATTGCCGACGCACGTCACGGCTTCCCGGCCCAGATCGAGGGCGAGGTCGTCTCCTGCGAAGTCACGCTCCGTCCGCGCCGGCAACTGGTTGCCCGCGTGCGCGACGCGTCCGGGACGCTGGTGGCGCGCTGGCTCAACTTTTACCCTTCGCAGCAGAAGCAGCTGTCCGTCGGGCGCAGCGTGCGCCTGTTCGGAGAAGTGCGCGGCGGCTTCTTTGGCGACGAGATGGTGCATCCGCGTCTGCGTCCGGTGGAGCCGGGCGAGGCGCTGCCGGATGCGCTGACGCCGGTCTATCCGACCACTGCCGGCGTCGGGCAGGCGACACTGCGCAAGCTGATCGACCTGGCGCTCCGCACCGTTGCGCTGGACGATCCGATTCCACCGGCGGTTTGCAGCCGCCTCGGTTTGCCGGGCTTTGCAGAGGCGGTGCGTGCCCTGCATCACCCCGCGCCCGATGCCGACCCCGCCGCACTGGAAAACCGGGAGCACCCGGCCTGGCGGCGGATCAAGTTCGAGGAGTTGCTGGTTCAGCAGTTGTCGCTGCGGCGGGCCTATAACGCACGCCGGGCGCTGGGCGCCGCAAGTCTGCCGCCACGCCGGCAGCTGACGCAGGCCTTGCTCAGCCAGCTCGCATTCAGCCTGACCGGTGCGCAGCAGCGTGCGGTTGCCGAGATCTCCGCCGATCTTGCCGCAGCGCACCCGATGCAGCGGCTGCTGCAGGGCGACGTCGGCAGCGGGAAGACGGTCGTTGCCGCGCTGGCGATGCTGCAGGCAGCCGAAAACGGCTGGCAGGCCGCGCTGATGGCGCCCACCGAGATCCTTGCCGAGCAGCACTACCGCAAACTGCACGACTGGCTGGCGCCGCTGGGCATCGAAGTGGCCTGGTTGTCGGGCAGTCGCAAGAAGCGCGAGCGCGAGGCGGAGCTTGCGCGTCTGCACGGCGGCGAGCTGCTGCTCGCAGTCGGCACCCATGCTTTGATCGAAGACCCGGTGGCAATGCCCAAGCTGGCGCTGGCCGTTGTAGACGAACAGCATCGCTTTGGTGTGCGCCAGCGTCTGGCCTTGCGCGAGAAGGGGCAGGCCGGGCAGCGTCCGCACATGCTGATGATGTCCGCCACGCCGATCCCGCGCACGTTGGCGATGACCCACTATGCCGATCTCGATGTCTCGGTGCTCGATGAACTGCCGCCGGGGCGCACGCCGATACGCACGCGTCTGGTCTCCGACGGCAGGCGTGACGAAGTGGTGGGCCGTGTCCGCGATGCTTGCCTCGGGGGGCGTCAGGCCTACTGGGTGTGCCCGCTGATCGAGGAGTCCGAGGCGCTGCAGTTGCAGACCGCGGTGGATACCTTCGAGATGCTGTCCGCCGACCTGCCCGAACTGAATGTCGGTCTAATTCACGGGCGTCTGAAAGCCGACGAGAAGGCGGCCACGATGGCCGCCTTTGCCGCCGGCGATCTGCAGGTGCTGGTGGCGACCACGGTGATCGAGGTTGGTGTCGACGTGCCCAATGCCAGCCTGATGGTGATCGAGCATGCGGAGCGTTTCGGCCTTGCGCAGTTGCACCAGTTGCGCGGCCGCGTCGGGCGCGGGACGGCGGAGTCGGTATGTATCCTGATCTACGCCCAGCCGCTGTCTGAAACCGCGCGGGCACGGCTGAAGGTGATCTACGAGCAGACGGACGGCTTCGCGATCGCCAGTGAGGACTTGCACATTCGCGGCCCGGGCGAGTTCGTCGGCGCGCGCCAGAGCGGCGTGCCGCTGTTGCGCTTCGCCAGTCTCGAAGAGGACGACGACCTGATCGAGCCGGCACGTGCGCTGGCCGAACGCATGCTGGCACGCGAACCGAAGCTCGCCGAGCGCCTGCTCACGCGCTGGGTGGGCGGACGCGAAGGCCTGCTGCGGGCCTGA
- a CDS encoding RidA family protein, whose translation MSRSIVSTPSAPAAIGTYSQAVKTGSTVYCSGQIGLDPTTMQMVEGFEAQTVRVFENLKAVAEAAGGSLADAVKLTIYLTDLSNFATVNEVMSRYFAEPYPARAAVGVKELPRGAVVEADAILVLG comes from the coding sequence ATGAGCCGTTCCATCGTTTCCACGCCCAGCGCACCCGCTGCCATCGGTACCTACTCGCAAGCGGTCAAGACCGGCAGCACCGTTTACTGCTCCGGTCAGATCGGGCTGGACCCGACGACGATGCAGATGGTCGAGGGCTTCGAGGCTCAAACCGTGCGTGTGTTCGAGAACCTCAAGGCGGTTGCCGAGGCTGCGGGCGGTTCGCTCGCCGACGCGGTCAAGCTCACGATCTATCTGACCGACCTGTCCAACTTCGCCACCGTAAACGAAGTCATGTCGCGCTACTTTGCCGAGCCCTATCCGGCGCGCGCAGCCGTCGGCGTCAAGGAATTGCCGCGCGGTGCGGTGGTCGAGGCCGACGCCATCCTCGTGCTGGGCTGA
- the fliW gene encoding flagellar assembly protein FliW, with amino-acid sequence MKIESPVLGVFEVSDDKLIEFPQGLPGFEGCHRFVLVHEEGAEATVFMLQSADDPEVAFSLTGPEQFGINYEFPLSDEELAILKLDRPEDALVAIIVRKDGDDPATAGLRANFMAPLVINVGARRGMQKVINKLGCDILLRAQA; translated from the coding sequence ATGAAGATCGAGAGCCCGGTGTTGGGCGTGTTTGAAGTATCCGACGACAAACTGATCGAGTTTCCGCAGGGTTTGCCCGGCTTCGAGGGGTGTCACCGTTTCGTGCTCGTGCATGAGGAGGGCGCCGAGGCAACCGTGTTCATGCTGCAAAGTGCGGACGACCCCGAAGTGGCGTTTTCCCTGACCGGGCCGGAGCAGTTCGGTATCAATTACGAATTCCCCCTGTCTGACGAAGAACTGGCCATCCTGAAGCTCGACCGGCCGGAGGACGCCCTTGTTGCCATCATCGTGCGCAAGGATGGGGACGACCCCGCGACGGCCGGCTTGCGTGCAAACTTCATGGCGCCGCTGGTGATCAACGTCGGCGCGCGCCGCGGCATGCAGAAGGTCATCAACAAGCTGGGTTGCGATATTCTGCTGCGCGCACAGGCGTAA
- a CDS encoding SPOR domain-containing protein: protein MSTMTADQIRVQRNRALKRAGLASGVAVALLLVVLMFEDGRTPESAPPTMAVQPPPVAQAIEPDAPVENTAVVPDAGAADPAAADVKPEGEPLPLTQVEAASAPPPAEKKASVPLANGYLVQLGVFGSMDNADGLRADVAARGLPAHVEGRVVVGPFPDKAAAEAARARLKREGLASGIVVPPRKSK from the coding sequence ATGAGCACAATGACTGCAGATCAGATCCGCGTGCAGCGTAACCGTGCATTGAAGCGCGCCGGGCTGGCGAGCGGGGTCGCTGTGGCGCTGCTGCTTGTCGTGCTGATGTTCGAGGATGGTCGCACGCCTGAGTCCGCCCCGCCCACGATGGCGGTGCAGCCTCCGCCGGTCGCGCAGGCCATCGAGCCTGACGCGCCGGTCGAAAACACAGCCGTCGTGCCGGACGCCGGAGCGGCAGATCCCGCAGCCGCCGACGTCAAGCCGGAAGGCGAGCCATTGCCGCTGACGCAGGTCGAGGCAGCGTCAGCGCCGCCACCTGCCGAGAAGAAGGCATCCGTTCCGCTGGCAAATGGCTACCTGGTGCAACTGGGCGTCTTCGGCTCCATGGACAATGCTGACGGACTCCGCGCCGATGTGGCGGCAAGAGGGCTGCCAGCGCACGTCGAGGGCCGGGTCGTGGTCGGACCGTTTCCCGACAAGGCGGCTGCGGAAGCGGCGCGCGCGCGGCTGAAACGTGAGGGGCTGGCAAGCGGCATCGTGGTGCCCCCGCGCAAGAGCAAGTGA
- a CDS encoding DUF2802 domain-containing protein, with product MGFRQLVWALIAALLIYGAWQLLRALVAGRGRAEAASPPAAAALKADSMAAEDADDDDADFNYAPLPSDVVAPAAPAAPPAPEAPAAERPDTFALELELQRLRREVGALRAALDVQQGEIGALHETVQRLVDAPPADSSSLEDSSGQNASPEYSEALVLARRGLSVEEVAARCGITRAEAELVVSLAARGEPEGGA from the coding sequence ATGGGATTTCGCCAACTCGTCTGGGCGCTGATTGCCGCACTGCTGATCTACGGCGCCTGGCAACTGCTGCGCGCCCTGGTTGCCGGACGCGGCCGCGCCGAAGCTGCGTCGCCGCCGGCGGCCGCTGCCTTGAAGGCCGATTCGATGGCTGCAGAAGATGCGGACGACGACGATGCGGATTTCAACTACGCACCCTTGCCGTCAGACGTCGTGGCGCCTGCTGCGCCTGCAGCGCCGCCGGCCCCCGAGGCGCCCGCCGCAGAGCGGCCCGATACCTTTGCGCTGGAACTTGAGTTGCAGCGCCTGCGGCGCGAAGTTGGCGCCTTGCGTGCGGCGCTTGACGTGCAGCAGGGCGAGATCGGCGCGCTGCACGAAACCGTGCAGCGCCTCGTTGATGCGCCGCCGGCGGATTCAAGCTCCCTGGAAGACAGCTCCGGCCAGAATGCCTCGCCGGAGTACAGCGAGGCGCTGGTGCTGGCGCGCCGGGGCTTGTCGGTGGAGGAGGTGGCTGCGCGCTGCGGCATCACCCGGGCGGAGGCGGAACTGGTCGTGTCGCTGGCTGCGCGCGGTGAGCCTGAGGGGGGCGCATGA
- a CDS encoding YdcF family protein, producing MDFDTAIALFWLKKLISVLILPPLMPFALILIGLLMGRRRPRSGRMLVWTGLVSGLLLITPAPVGLLLEPLEPRQPLSLSAATDAQAIVILGGGRMSNAPEYGGDTVNRITLERLRYGARLSRQTGLPILVSGGAPSGEIPEAILMKSSLEEDFDVRVRWTEPSSLDTRQNARYSAGQLKASGVTRIVLVTHAAHMRRARAEFEAAGMQVSIAPTAWLGPRPIGKPVDDEVLPNLPSAGSAYAAWFAVHEWVGLLAYRLSR from the coding sequence ATGGATTTCGACACCGCGATTGCCCTGTTCTGGCTCAAGAAGCTGATCTCGGTACTGATTCTGCCCCCGCTGATGCCCTTTGCACTGATCCTGATCGGGCTGCTGATGGGCCGCCGGCGACCGCGCAGCGGACGAATGCTGGTATGGACAGGACTGGTCAGCGGTCTGTTGCTGATCACGCCGGCGCCGGTCGGCCTGCTGCTTGAACCACTCGAGCCGCGGCAGCCCCTGTCGCTGTCAGCAGCCACCGACGCCCAGGCGATCGTCATTCTGGGTGGCGGGCGCATGAGCAATGCACCGGAATACGGTGGTGACACCGTCAATCGCATTACCCTCGAACGTCTGCGTTACGGCGCCAGGCTTTCACGTCAGACCGGTTTGCCGATTCTGGTGAGCGGGGGCGCACCGAGCGGTGAGATTCCCGAAGCGATCCTGATGAAAAGCAGCCTCGAGGAGGACTTCGACGTTCGGGTCCGGTGGACCGAACCCTCCTCGCTCGACACCCGGCAGAATGCCCGTTACTCGGCCGGGCAGCTCAAGGCTTCCGGCGTAACTCGCATCGTGCTGGTCACTCACGCCGCGCACATGCGCCGTGCGCGCGCCGAATTCGAAGCGGCCGGGATGCAGGTCAGCATTGCTCCGACGGCATGGCTGGGACCACGCCCCATCGGCAAGCCTGTCGACGACGAAGTCCTGCCGAACCTGCCCAGTGCCGGCTCGGCTTACGCGGCCTGGTTTGCAGTGCACGAGTGGGTGGGACTGCTGGCCTATCGCCTGTCACGCTGA
- a CDS encoding enoyl-CoA hydratase translates to MAGTVLLDVADGVATLTLNRPAALNALSVEMMQDLAAAAHDLAGRKDVAVVVITGAGDHFMAGGDLKDFASHLHLSPEARRATFRAMIEQYINPTVEVLQGLDQPVVAKVRGACAGFGLTLMMGCDLVVSADSAVFTTAYAAIGLSGDGGASYFLPRIVGRRKAAELLLLGERFDAAEALRLGLVTRSVPADLLDAETAKLCARLRSGPLQTYGEIKRLLAMSHDSQLESQLHSEALAFGRCGGSDDFAEGVTAFLEKRKPVFKGA, encoded by the coding sequence ATGGCCGGAACCGTATTGCTCGACGTCGCCGATGGCGTCGCTACCCTGACCCTTAACCGTCCTGCAGCACTGAATGCGTTGTCGGTGGAAATGATGCAGGATCTGGCGGCCGCAGCCCATGATCTGGCAGGACGCAAGGATGTTGCCGTTGTCGTGATTACGGGTGCGGGCGACCACTTCATGGCAGGCGGCGACCTGAAGGATTTCGCCAGCCACCTGCACCTCTCTCCGGAAGCGCGGCGCGCCACGTTCCGGGCCATGATCGAGCAGTACATCAACCCCACGGTAGAGGTGCTGCAAGGACTCGACCAGCCGGTGGTTGCCAAGGTACGTGGCGCCTGCGCTGGCTTTGGCCTGACCCTGATGATGGGATGCGACCTCGTCGTGAGTGCGGACAGCGCGGTGTTTACCACCGCCTATGCTGCGATCGGCTTGTCCGGCGACGGCGGCGCGTCGTACTTCCTGCCGCGTATCGTCGGCAGGAGGAAGGCGGCCGAACTGCTGTTGCTGGGGGAGCGCTTCGACGCCGCCGAGGCGCTCCGCCTTGGCCTGGTGACGCGCAGCGTGCCTGCCGACCTCCTCGATGCGGAAACCGCCAAGCTGTGCGCGCGTCTCAGGTCAGGCCCGCTGCAGACCTATGGCGAGATCAAGCGCCTGCTTGCGATGTCCCACGACAGCCAGCTCGAGTCCCAGTTGCACAGTGAGGCGCTGGCCTTCGGTCGGTGTGGTGGCAGTGATGACTTTGCCGAGGGTGTGACGGCTTTCCTCGAAAAGCGCAAGCCGGTGTTCAAGGGCGCCTGA
- the nqrF gene encoding NADH:ubiquinone reductase (Na(+)-transporting) subunit F, with protein sequence MNTEIILGIGMFTGIVLALAMFIIFARSKLVASGDVTIDVNGEKKITVPAGGKLLQTLAESGLFLPSACGGGGTCAQCKCVVKEGGGSMLPTEESHFTKRDAKEGWRLSCQTPVKQDMKVEVPEEVFGVKKWECTVESNPNVATFIKELTLRLPEGENVEFRAGGYVQLECPPHVVKYADFDIQPEYRGDWDKFNMWRFVSKVDETVIRAYSMANYPEEKGVVKFNIRVASPPPGRDDIPPGKMSSWVFNLKEGDKVTVYGPFGEFFARETDNEMVFVGGGAGMAPMRSHIFDQLKRLSSQRKISFWYGARSMREAFYVEEFDKLAEDNPNFTWHLALSDPLPEDNWTGYTGFIHNVLFENYLKDHPAPEDCEFYMCGPPMMNAAVIKTLLDLGVERENIMLDDFGG encoded by the coding sequence ATGAATACCGAAATCATCCTCGGCATCGGCATGTTCACTGGCATCGTGCTTGCGCTGGCCATGTTCATCATCTTTGCCCGCTCCAAACTGGTTGCCAGCGGCGATGTCACCATCGACGTCAATGGCGAGAAGAAAATCACCGTGCCGGCCGGTGGCAAATTGCTGCAGACCTTGGCCGAAAGCGGTCTGTTTCTGCCTTCTGCCTGCGGTGGAGGCGGTACCTGTGCGCAGTGCAAGTGCGTGGTCAAGGAAGGCGGCGGTTCGATGCTGCCGACCGAGGAGTCACACTTCACCAAGCGCGACGCCAAGGAAGGCTGGCGCCTGTCTTGCCAGACCCCGGTCAAGCAGGACATGAAGGTTGAGGTGCCCGAGGAAGTGTTCGGGGTGAAGAAGTGGGAATGCACGGTGGAGTCCAACCCCAACGTCGCCACGTTCATCAAGGAGCTCACCCTGCGTCTGCCCGAAGGCGAGAACGTCGAGTTTCGTGCCGGCGGTTATGTTCAGCTCGAGTGCCCGCCCCACGTGGTGAAGTACGCCGACTTCGACATCCAGCCCGAGTACCGCGGTGACTGGGACAAGTTCAACATGTGGCGCTTCGTGTCAAAGGTCGACGAGACCGTGATCCGTGCCTACTCGATGGCGAACTACCCGGAAGAGAAGGGCGTGGTGAAGTTCAACATCCGTGTTGCGTCGCCTCCGCCGGGGCGCGACGATATTCCGCCGGGCAAGATGTCGTCCTGGGTGTTCAACCTCAAGGAGGGCGACAAGGTCACCGTTTACGGCCCGTTTGGCGAGTTCTTTGCGCGTGAAACGGACAACGAGATGGTGTTCGTGGGTGGTGGCGCAGGCATGGCGCCGATGCGCTCGCACATCTTCGACCAGCTCAAGCGGCTGTCGAGCCAGCGCAAGATCAGTTTCTGGTACGGCGCGCGTTCGATGCGCGAGGCGTTCTACGTTGAAGAATTCGACAAGCTCGCGGAAGACAACCCCAACTTCACGTGGCATCTGGCGCTGTCCGATCCCTTGCCGGAAGACAACTGGACCGGATACACCGGCTTCATTCACAACGTGTTGTTCGAGAACTACCTCAAGGATCATCCGGCGCCTGAGGATTGCGAGTTCTACATGTGCGGACCTCCGATGATGAACGCAGCGGTGATCAAGACCCTGCTCGATCTCGGTGTCGAGCGCGAGAACATCATGCTCGATGATTTCGGCGGCTGA
- the nqrE gene encoding NADH:ubiquinone reductase (Na(+)-transporting) subunit E: MEHYISLFVRAVFIENMALSFFLGMCTFIAISKKVETAIGLGIAVIVVQVITVPANNLVLTYLLRDGALAWAGLPDVDLSFLILLSFIGIIAAIVQVIEMLLDKYVPSLYNALGVFLPLITVNCAIMGGALFMVERDYNLPESVVYGLGSGFSWALAIALLAGIREKLKYSDVPEGLQGLGITFITIGLMSLGFMSFSGVQL, translated from the coding sequence ATGGAGCATTACATCAGCCTCTTCGTGCGGGCGGTGTTCATCGAGAACATGGCGCTGTCCTTCTTCCTTGGCATGTGTACCTTCATTGCCATCTCGAAGAAGGTCGAAACCGCCATCGGTCTTGGTATTGCGGTGATCGTGGTGCAGGTGATCACCGTGCCGGCGAACAACCTGGTTCTGACCTATCTGCTGCGTGACGGAGCACTTGCCTGGGCGGGCTTGCCAGACGTCGATCTGTCCTTCCTGATCCTGCTGTCCTTCATCGGCATCATCGCGGCGATCGTGCAGGTGATCGAAATGCTGCTCGACAAGTACGTGCCCAGCCTCTACAACGCCCTGGGCGTGTTCCTGCCGCTGATCACCGTCAACTGCGCGATCATGGGTGGCGCACTGTTCATGGTCGAACGTGACTACAACCTGCCCGAAAGCGTGGTCTATGGCCTCGGTTCGGGTTTCTCGTGGGCGCTGGCCATCGCATTGCTCGCCGGCATCCGCGAAAAGCTGAAGTACAGCGATGTGCCCGAGGGTCTTCAGGGCCTGGGTATCACCTTCATCACCATTGGATTGATGTCGCTGGGCTTCATGTCTTTCTCCGGTGTGCAGCTCTAA
- a CDS encoding NADH:ubiquinone reductase (Na(+)-transporting) subunit D — MSKHTAKEVLLNPIFNNNPIGLQILGICSALAVTSNLQTALVMSIALTLVTAFSNLFISMIRNQIPSSIRMIVQMVIIASLVILVDQILKAYAFSLSKQLSVFVGLIITNCIVMGRAEAFAMQNPPFMSFLDGIGNGLGYSAMLIALGIVRELFGAGKLFGIEILPLIKDGGWYLPNGLLLLPPSAFFLIGLFIWALRSWKKDQVEETAFKMAPQVINKEAY; from the coding sequence ATGTCCAAGCATACGGCCAAGGAAGTCCTGCTTAACCCGATCTTCAACAACAACCCGATCGGGCTGCAGATCCTCGGGATCTGCTCGGCCCTCGCGGTGACTTCGAATTTGCAGACGGCGTTGGTGATGTCAATCGCGCTTACGCTGGTGACCGCTTTCTCCAACCTGTTCATCTCGATGATCCGCAACCAGATCCCGAGCTCGATTCGCATGATCGTGCAGATGGTGATCATCGCTTCGCTGGTGATTCTGGTGGACCAGATCCTGAAGGCTTACGCCTTCAGTCTGTCCAAGCAGCTGTCGGTGTTCGTCGGTCTGATTATCACCAACTGTATCGTGATGGGCCGTGCGGAAGCGTTCGCCATGCAGAACCCGCCCTTCATGTCCTTTCTCGATGGTATCGGCAATGGCCTCGGTTACAGCGCCATGCTGATCGCGCTCGGCATTGTGCGGGAGCTCTTCGGTGCCGGAAAGCTGTTCGGTATCGAGATTCTTCCCCTGATCAAGGATGGTGGCTGGTATCTGCCTAATGGCTTGCTGCTGTTGCCGCCGTCGGCCTTCTTCCTGATCGGACTGTTCATCTGGGCCCTGCGTTCGTGGAAGAAGGATCAGGTCGAGGAGACGGCGTTCAAGATGGCGCCGCAAGTGATCAACAAGGAGGCTTACTGA
- a CDS encoding Na(+)-translocating NADH-quinone reductase subunit C has translation MSSKKESTGRTLFVALAVSLVSSVFVAGAAVSLKPVQIENRLLDKQRSILAIAGLGDPNLSGREVKELFASRVSAKVVDLESGEYSTEFNPAIFDPLKAARDPKLSDALPGNEDIALIKRRERYTTVYMVEQDGKLESLILPVRGYGLWSTLHGFMAVKADLNTVVGFGFYQHAETPGLGGEVDNPNWKALWPGKTLFDDAGKPIIQIVKGGVDPASPSADHQVDALAGATLTSNGVDRLLQFWLGEQGFGPYLAKLRNQGV, from the coding sequence ATGTCCAGTAAGAAAGAATCGACAGGCCGCACGCTGTTCGTGGCGTTGGCGGTAAGTCTGGTGAGTTCGGTGTTCGTGGCGGGCGCGGCCGTGTCGCTGAAGCCGGTGCAAATCGAAAACCGCTTGCTCGACAAGCAGCGGAGCATTCTGGCGATTGCCGGTTTGGGTGATCCGAATCTGTCCGGGCGCGAGGTCAAGGAACTCTTTGCCAGCCGGGTCAGTGCGAAGGTCGTGGATCTCGAAAGTGGTGAGTATTCCACCGAGTTCAATCCTGCGATATTCGACCCGCTGAAGGCTGCGCGAGACCCAAAGCTCTCGGATGCACTGCCTGGTAACGAAGACATTGCACTGATCAAGCGCCGCGAGCGTTACACCACCGTTTATATGGTGGAGCAGGACGGCAAGCTCGAGTCGCTGATTCTGCCAGTGCGCGGATACGGCCTGTGGTCGACGCTGCACGGTTTCATGGCGGTGAAGGCCGATCTGAACACCGTGGTCGGTTTCGGCTTCTATCAGCATGCCGAAACGCCTGGCCTGGGAGGCGAGGTCGATAACCCGAACTGGAAGGCACTGTGGCCGGGGAAAACGCTGTTTGACGATGCTGGCAAGCCGATCATCCAGATCGTCAAGGGCGGTGTTGATCCGGCCAGTCCGTCTGCCGACCATCAGGTCGATGCCTTGGCTGGCGCCACGCTGACCAGCAACGGCGTTGATCGTCTGCTTCAATTCTGGCTGGGCGAGCAGGGCTTCGGTCCTTATCTTGCCAAGCTGCGTAACCAGGGGGTCTGA